acaatctattaatatcatcatgtacacataagcataatttcagtcattcacatgtatactttcggcaatccacatcaattcacacatcaatgtatatatatatgtttccagtcaaatacaacatacactaaacatttaGTCTGCAATCAAACATATACATCTTAATCATCATCCATACAGTCCAACacaactcaaaaactttaggtgagtccagtagaaaaccccttaccttcaaatttgttaagctCCTTAACCACGTTGAAGTCTATGAAGAACGAACCTAAACATTAagacaatttctcaataattccCTTCAACGCATCagtcatttaaattcaacccaaTGTGAATCTTTTTGCAACTTACCCAAATCTTCGCGAAAGAAATCGAGCAGTGGCTTTGCGAAGAGATGACGTGCGACGGAGAGACCGTATACAGATGGTCGGAGAGTCGCGCGGCAGTGCAGACAACGGAGGAGAATGAATCGACGGCGGCTGGGctgaaaacagaggagaaaggagaggggAGACAGCCGGCGGTTACAGGTTCACGCGGCGGCCTTGCTTCGCGAACAGAGATGGCGGCCGACGGATGCAGCGACGTCCGGCTGGGTTTGGACGGAAcggagaggaaaagagaagatggagatggccGACGGCGGTTGCTGTGCGAACGGATGGGGCGGCTGGCTGCGGcggaaagaaaatggaagtcGCGACGCACGGCGGAAGAAGGAAATAGGGGTGGCGGTTGCTGGGCTACGACGCAGATCTGGACCGGGCAGCGGCGGAAGAGCAACGACGCGGTCCTGCTTCGCGAACGGAGATGGAGACGGCAGATCGGGCGTTCGGCTTCAGTAGGGGAGACGCGACGGTGAGGTTGGGTCTGGAAGGAGcggagaggagaagaaaagatggaGATGATCGGCGGCGGTTGCTGCGCGAACGGAGAGAAGAGAGGGATGGGCGTacgggaggaagaagaaagtaaattttttttcattttcttttcttttatttaataaaatgtaaaatatatataataataaaaatataattaaatacatatatatatatttaattatattaatacattttcaaatcttctttctccccttcaacatattttaaaaaaaaaaatcttgaacaaatcgaaataattctctcaaaataattttccttcaaGTTTGGGGCGTTACACTCTGCTTCTGAAATGGCTTCCAAGAGAGtttcaatgattttgaatgtggtgttcttcattattatgcttttaatttcatctaaTAACAATTATAATGTTTCTGCAAgaaaatttcttgatgttaATACCCCTCT
This is a stretch of genomic DNA from Cucumis sativus cultivar 9930 chromosome 4, Cucumber_9930_V3, whole genome shotgun sequence. It encodes these proteins:
- the LOC116403190 gene encoding uncharacterized protein LOC116403190 isoform X1: MTCDGETVYRWSESRAAVQTTEENESTAAGLKTEEKGEGRQPAVTGSRGGLASRTEMAADGCSDVRLGLDGTERKREDGDGRRRLLCERMGRLAAAERKWKSRRTAEEGNRGGGCWATTQIWTGQRRKSNDAVLLRERRWRRQIGRSASVGETRR
- the LOC116403190 gene encoding uncharacterized protein LOC116403190 isoform X2 → METADRAFGFSRGDATVRLGLEGAERRRKDGDDRRRLLRERREERDGRTGGRRKKFLDVNTPLDDAFNLQMDASSLFYKMKGELQRRFEDLLKATTDNDIPRGGNY